The genomic stretch GGGTGATCATGGTCCGCTGTCTCAAGCCCAGGCGTTCGAAAAAGATTCACCGATGCTCGAAATCTGGTATAATGAGTACATAAGTATTGCAAGACATATCCGGCTGGAAGTTTCGGGCGGGTCGACCGACGGCAATTTCCGGGAATTGTGGCGGCAGTGTTAGATAGGGCCGGGCCAAGGGAGTGATTCGCGACGATGAACCGTTCGGAACCGATTGTGCGGCGCAAGCTTTCCGACGAGGTCTTCTTGCGGCTGAAGCGCCTGATCACCAGCGGAGAATTGATGCCGGGCGACGACATGCCCTCGGAGCGCGAATTGATGGAGCGTTTCGAGGTCGGCCGGCCGGCGATCCGCGAGGCGATGCAGGCGCTGAGCAATATGGGCCTCGTCGCCATCTCCCATGGCGAACGCGCCAAGGTGCTGCAGCTGACCGCCAAGTCGATCATCAAGCAGGTCGATGGCGCGGCCAAGATCATCCTGTCGTCATCGAAGGACACGCTGGAGCACCTGAAGACCGCGCGCATCTTCTTCGAGCGCGGCATGGTCCGGGAAGCCGCCGAGAAGGCCACCGCCGAAGACGTGCAGCGGCTCAGGGCCACCGTTGCCGAACAGCGCGGCTTTCGCGGCGACTCGGAAGCCTTCATCTCGGCCGACATGAAATTCCATACCCAGATCGCGGCGATCTCCGGTAACCCGATCTATGTCGCCGTCAGCGAGGCCATGCTTGGCTGGCTTAAGGAATATCACACCGAAATGCTGATCTGGACCGGCAAGGAACAGTTCACGCTGACCGAGCACGAAGAGATCATCGGCCGCATCGAGAAGAAGGATGCCGACGGCGCCGAGAAGGCGATGATCAAGCATCTCGAACGTTCGCGCGCCCTCTATGTGATGAACTCCGAGAAGTAACGTTCAGCCGACCCGAGTGATCGCGTAAGGCGTCATCACGAGATGGCCTCGGCCAAGCGCTGAAAGGTCGACCGGCACGTCGTTCGCGGTCAGGTTCGCCAGCCACATGACTGTCTTGCCCGAGGCAGGGCGCCCGGCCAGCGCCAGCACCTTGGTCTCGTCGCTGGTTTTCGCCGCAACATGTGCGAGGCCGGCCATTTCGCAAAGCCCCATGATGGCCTGAAAGATCGGCCGGGGTGATCCTTCCGCGACGGGTTCCCCGGATGTCGCGAGCACGCCAAAGGGCCCTGCGAAGCCGGAGAGGATCAGCAGTTCCAGCCCGCCCGGTGCGACGCGCGCGGCATAGCCGATCGTCCATGCGGCCGCGAACAGGCCGGCATGGCGAGGATCGCGGTCGGCCATGGCAATGCGATGGCCATGCGGATTGGGCTTGGTCGCGCCGCCATAGGGGTTCTGGCGCATGGCAATCGTCGACGGGCCGATGCGGTAGGGTTTTGTCCCGAAGATCGCCCGTGCCGACTGGATGATGAACGGCAACGCCTCCAGCGACTGCATGAGGCTGAGATCGTCGGCGGCGTGCACGATCGGGCAGGTGCAATGGGTGATGAAGTCGAGCAGGTCCGCTGGCACGCGCTTGCGGTTGAGCTCGGTGAAGTAGCTGAACATGCCGCCGCCGAGGCAAATGTCGGGGAAGGCTCGCCGCGAGGCGGCATAGACGTCTTCGAGCGACGGGCATTCAGGCCACGTGCTGCCCGGCGGCGTCGACTGCCGGTCGACCGAAGGCGAGACAGCGATAGCCGAGAGTTTCAGCCCTGCCTGGCGCACCATGCCGGGGACGGCTGAAAGTTCAGCTTCGAGGTCGCCCCCGCCGGCAACGACGCATTCAAGCGTCGTCCGCGCCGGGTAGGCTGCAGCGAGCCGGGCAAAAGAGCGCAAGGCGTCGAGCCCGTGGCCGCGCGTCGGATCGTAGTGAAACAGCAGCTGTTGCGGGCCAAGCGTCGACAGCAGCGGCAGGTTCGCCAGCGCCGTCTCGATATCGTCCGGATAGATGACCACGCCGACATCTGGCAGTGCCGGACCGGGTTCGCCGAGTTCAACGCGAACAGGTTCGCCGACCACGGCGGCAGCCGGCGTTTTGCCTTCACCGGTGATGCGCAGGCTGATCGTCTGGCGATTGGGCTCGCCGCCTGGCAGCACATAGGGCCATGGCAATGCCAGCGGCCGCACATAGGTCTTGTAGGAGGCGTCGGACCAGTTGCGCTGGTCTTCCATTTCGAATGTGTCGCCTTCCATCCGGCATTCGGCGCTGACGCCGGGACGCACTTCATGCGTGATCGCGCGCAGATCCTTGAAAGGCTGCCAGGGGTCGATCAGCAGCGGAAGCTTGGTCGCCACCACGCTGCCGTCCGTATGCTCGACCGTCACCGGGCTTCCAGCGAGGCCGGCGATCGGATGCAGGACGCAGAAGCCGCAGCGATTGGTTTCGAAATCGCTTTCGGGAAGGGCGCTGACATCGAAGACCAGTTCGCCGCTGGCAGTGCCTTTGATGGTGGCGCGGAAGCCGAGCCGGCTTGCGTCCGGCCCCGCGCAGCTTGCCGAATAGCTGACCGAGAAGGCGTCAGCGCCCTGGTCGATGACCAGGTCGGTCAGTTCAGGCTCGTAGGTGCCCCAGTCGCGGTCGCGCACGATATAGGCGATGGCACGCAGCACTTCGATGCCGCCATGGCGGACGGTGCGCAGATTGCCGTTGACGAAGTCGGCGCTGAGCGGGCCGGCGCTGAGCCGGACTGGTTCGGCCTCTGCCGCACGTGTGCCGCAAAGGAGAAAGCGATCCGCCGTCATTTCAGCAGGTCGTCGATCTGCACCGGTTCGCGGCTCGCCGCACCGGCATAGGCCGCCTCGACCAGCGCGAAGGTCTTGAGGTTGTCGGCGCCCGAGGTCGCAGGCTCGGTTCCCTTCGCCAGGCAGTCGACCCAGTGCTGCTGGATCGCCAGCACGCTTTCCTGGATGTTGTGCCATGGCCGCGATGCCCAGGGCAGAAGCGGCGGCGAGATGTCGGTGACCGTTGTGCCGCCCTTGCCGGTGACGGTGAGCTGGTATCCCTGCGCCAGCCGCAGGGTCCCGTCGCTGCCGTCGATCTCGATCAGCGTTTCGGGAAACGGCTCGACGGCAAGCCGCGTCGCATAGCTGCAATCGACCACCGAAATGGCGCCGCTCTTGTGATCCATCAGCATGGTGGCGACATCCTCGCCGACGATGGCCGGATTGATGCGAGCGGTGCGGGCGGTGAGGGTCGAGACGTCGCCCAGCAGGAAACGCGCAATGTCGAGGATATGGATGCCGAGATCCTCGATGATGAAGCGCTTTCCCGTCGCCAGATAGGGCTGGCCGGAAAACACGTCATAGGCGGAGCGGAAGGAGATGCGCCCGAAGAAGGGCGTGCCGATCTCGCCGCTGTCGAGCACGGCGCGCACCGCCTGGATAGGCGACTGCCAGCGGAAATTCTCATGCACCATCAGCGGCACGCCGGCCTCGGCGCAGGCCGCGACCATCGCCTGGGCGTCGGCCAGCGTCGGCGCGAACGGCTTCTGGCAGATCACCGGGACACGGTGCCGCGCCGCCAGCTCAACCAGCGCTCGATGGCTAGGCACGGTGGTGGCGATATCGACGAAATCCAGACGTTCACCGGTAAGGAGTTCTGCGGCGTCGGTATAGCGCCGGGCGATACCGAACTGGTCGCCGACGATCCGCAGCCGTTCCGGGTCGCGGTCGCAGATGGCGACGATCGAGGCGCCCTCCATGTCGCGCCAGGCATGCATCTGGTTGACGGCAAAGAAGCCGCAACCGATCAGTGCTCCCCGCAGTCCCGTCATGATCAACCCGCCTTTGCCATCTGCATCAGGGTGACGCGCTGCTGAAGCCGGCGCTGTGCCTGGTCGACAACCACGGCGACGATGATGACCAGGCCCTTGATCACCATTTGCCAGAACGAGCTCACCCCCATCATCACCAGCCCGTCCGAAAGAATGCCGATGACGAAGGCGCCGACGATGGTGCCGCCGATCGTGCCGCGACCGCCCGACATCGAGGTGCCGCCAAGCACCGCCGCCGCGATGGCGTTAAGCTCGAAGCTCTCGCCCGTCGCCGGATGCGAGGCCATCAGCTCGGACGAGATGATCAGGCCGACGATCGCCGCGCAGAAACCGGAGAACATGTAGACGAACATCTTCACCATGTTGACACGGACGCCCGAAATTCGCGACGCCCGTTCGTTGCCGCCGACCGCGAAGATACGGCGGCCGAGCGGCGTGTATTTGGCGAGATAGGCCGCCGCCAGCGCCACCACGATCAGGATCCAGATCGCTACCGGCAGGCCGAGCAACCGGCCGGCGCCGAGGAAGCCGAAGCCGGTCGTGCCGAGCTCCGGCTTGCCGACCAGGTTGGGGAAGGTGCGGCCATCCGACGACAGCAGCGCCAGTCCGCGCGCGACATAGAGCACGCCGAGCGTGGCGATGAACGGCGCGACGTTCAGCCTGGTGATCAGCAATCCGTTGACGGCGCCGATCGCTATGCCGACCGCCAGCGTGATCAGCGCGATCTCGAAGACGTTGAAATAGATGGTGTAGCCGATCTGCAGGTCGATGCCGTTGAGCACAAGATAGCCGGCCACCATGCCGCACAGGCCGACGATCGAGCCGACCGACAGGTCGATGCCGCCGGTGATGATGACGAAGGTCATACCCATGGCGAGGAAGGCGTTGAGCGCCACATGTTTGGCCATCAGGATCAGGTTCGCCGCCGACAGGAAGTTCGGCGCCGCGATGGAGAAGAACACCAGCACGGCGATCAGCGCGATGAAGGTTCGGAGCTTCATCAGCGTCAGCAACGAGGAGCCGCTGGAAGCGGAGGGGGCAGCCGCCTTGGCCGGAATGTCAGTCATGGGCATCAGTCTCCGTATGCGGGACCGGTCAGTGGCCAAATGCCGAGGCCGCGACGAGGGCTGCCTCCGTCGCCTCGGCGCGATCGAACATGCCGGTCAGTTTTCCATTGCTCATCACCGCGATGCGGTCGGACAGGGCCATGACCTCGTCGAGATCGGAAGTCGCAAAGAGAATCCCCAATCCGTCGCGGGACAGTCTGCGCATGGTGCGGAAGACGTCGGCCTTGGCGCCGACATCGATGCCGCGGCTGGGCTCGTCCATCAACAGCACCTTCGGCCCGGTGAGCAGCGCCTTGCCGATCACCACCTTCTGCTGGTTGCCGCCGGACAGCGACGAGACTTCCTGCGCCGGGTCAGCGACCTTGATCGCCAGCTCCCGCACCATTTGCGTCACCGCCTGCCGTTCGGCACTGCCTCGGATGTGGAACAGGGTGACGAAGCGCGACAGGCTGGCCAATGTCAGGTTGCTGGCGACGGAGAGGATCGACACCAGCCCTTCGCGCTGGCGATCTTCGGGGATCAGCGCCAGGCCGCGCCGGATGCGCCGCGTCGTGTCGCGCTCACGCACCTCCTTGCCGGCGATGAAGATCGCGCCGGTGGCTTGGCCGTGGCGGCCCATGATGCAGTCGAACAATTCGCTGCGTCCGGCGCCCATCAGGCCATAGATACCGAGGATCTCGCCGGCGCGCAGCGACAGCGAAACATGATCGACCGCCAGCCCGCCAGTCGCGCGCGGCAGGCAGATGTCCTCGGCGCGGAATATCTCCTCGCCCGGGACATGGCCGTCAGCCTTGGCGAAATCCTTGGCGTCGGAGCCGATCATCTGCCGAACGATCCACTGCGTGTCGACGTTTTTCATCTCCTCCTGGCCGGTGATGCGGCCGTCGCGCAACACGGTGATGTAGTCGCCGATGCGGATCAGCTCCTCCAGCCGGTGCGAGATGTAGACGATGGCGACGCCGCGCGCCTTGAGGTCGGCGATCACCTTGAACAGGATCTCGACTTCCGCCGCACTCAGCGCCGAGGTCGGCTCGTCCATGATCAGGATGCGCGCGTCGAGCGAGACGGCCTTGGCGATCTCGACCAGTTGTTGCTGGCCGATGCGCAGATCCTCGACCAGCATGTCCGGCCGGATACCGGCTTCGAGCCGATCGAGGAATTCGCCGGCCCGCCGCTCCTGCTCCTTGCGGTCGATCTTGCGGAACCGGTTGGTGATCTCGCGCGTAGCAAAAATGTTCTCGGCAACCGTCATGTTGCCGAACAGGTTCAACTCCTGGAACACCATGCCGATGCCACGGTTCACTGCGTCACCCGAGGAGGAGAAGGAGACCTCGTTGCCGTCGAGGAGGATGCGGCCGGCTGTCGGCTGCTCGACGCCGGCGATGATCTTCATCAGCGTCGATTTGCCGGCGCCGTTTTCGCCAACCAGCACATTGACCGCGCCTTTGCGCACCTCGAAATTGGCCTGCTTGACCGCGACGGTGCCGGCATAGACTTTCGAGACGTCTTCCAGCTTCAGGATGATGTCGTGACCGGCCGCCGTGCTCATGGCTTCGGCCCGATCTCGGCCTCCGCCGGGGTCACCAATGGCAGGTCCTGGCCGCCTTCGATCGTGTAGGCGCCGAGCACCTTGGCGGCGCGTCCTTCCAGCGCCTCGCGTGGCAGTTTGGACAGCACGGTCTTGTCGGCATAGGCATTGAACGCCTTGCCGAACTGGGCGAAGTCGATCTGGTTGGTGAAGTCGTTGAACTGGACGAAGTCGAGGCTGTCGCGCAGTGCGGTTCCGCGTATCGCCGGCCCGATCTGGACGCGCGCGTCCGCCTTGCCGTCGCCGTCGACGTCGATATCGATCGTTGCCGCGCGCGACTGCGTGTTGGCGGCGATGATCTTGCCCTCGACGCGGACCGCGAAGGTCCACGGCGAATTCGTCTGTTTATTGGGATTGCCGTATTTGACGCCGGCTGCAGCCTGATCTGTCTTTGCCAGTGCATGGACCTCGGCGAACGGCCCGGCCTTTTTCTGCAGGTAGGAGATGACCTTCGCCACCCAGATATCCTCGATCATCTTGTCCGGGTTGAAGCCGGACGCATTGGCGCCGTCTTGCGCGGAGGGCGTCGGCAGGATCTTGCAGGCGCTGAGGCTAAGGCCGGCGAGCGCGACAAGGGTCAGCCAGGTCAATTTCTTCGGCATCGCGGTCAAGCATCCCAGGGAAATGGAGACGAGGGACGAACTCTAGGTTCGCCCCTCGCGGATTGCATTGCGCCGGCTCAGTTCTTCAGCGCGAAGGTTTCCAGCTTGGCGGCGTTGTCGCCATTGACGAGTACGCAGTCCATCAACTGCTTTTCCTTCTCGGGCGACTTCTTATTCTTGATGAAGTCGTTGGCCTGTTCGACCGCCATCTGCGCCTGGGCATAGGCCGGCTGCAGCACCGTCGCCTTGATGCCGCCCGAGGTGATGGAGTCACGCACGTCGTTGGAGCCGTCGAAGCCGACGACGATGACATCCTTGCGGTTCGCAGCGGCGAGCGCCGCATAGGCGCCCATTGCCATCGTGTCGTTGCCTGAGATCACGCCCTTGATGTCGGGATTGGCCTGCAGGATCGATTCCATCTTGGAATAGGCCTCGGTCTGGCTCCAGTTGGCCGACTGCTGCGCCACCATCTTCAGGTCCGGATAGTCGTTGATGACATCATGATAGCCCTTGGAGCGGATGCCGGCATTGGTATCGGATTCCTTGCCGACCAGCTCGACGAAATTGCCCTTCTCGCCCATCAGCTTGACGAACTCCTGCGCGCCGAGCTGGGCGCCCTGGTAATTGTTGGAGACGATCTGCGCCACGGCGACGCCGGTGGCGTTGATCTCGCGGTCGATCAGGAAGGAGGGGATGCCGGCATCCTTGGCCTTCTGCACGGCGGCGACGGTGGCGTCGGCGCCGGCATTGTCGAGGATGATCGCCTTGGCGCCACGGCCGATCGCCGTGTCGATCAGTTGCGACTGCTTGTTGGCGTCGTCGTCATGGACGAGCACCAGCGCCTCATAGCCGAGTTCCTTGGCCTTTGCCTCGGCGCCGACGGCTTCCGCCTTGAAGAACGGATTGTCGTGCGAGGGGGTGATGATCGCGATCAGGTCAGCCGCGAAGGCCGGCGCCGCCGTACCAAATGCCAATACGCCGGCGAAAGCCGCAAGCGTCATTCTGCGAGTGAGTTTCATGAAGTCCTCCCGTTGAAAAGACATCGCCTCGACCAACCGAGGCCATTGTCTGCATTTGAATTCATCAGGCAGTGCGGGCAGCACGCGCTCGGTCAGGCAAGCCGCTTGCGACTTTCCAGCCGAGCCGATTTTCGCTCCCCGTTCCTCGCCATCCTCCGCTCGTCTCGACGTCAACTCCCAACGGAGAATG from Mesorhizobium sp. NZP2077 encodes the following:
- a CDS encoding D-ribose ABC transporter substrate-binding protein; protein product: MKLTRRMTLAAFAGVLAFGTAAPAFAADLIAIITPSHDNPFFKAEAVGAEAKAKELGYEALVLVHDDDANKQSQLIDTAIGRGAKAIILDNAGADATVAAVQKAKDAGIPSFLIDREINATGVAVAQIVSNNYQGAQLGAQEFVKLMGEKGNFVELVGKESDTNAGIRSKGYHDVINDYPDLKMVAQQSANWSQTEAYSKMESILQANPDIKGVISGNDTMAMGAYAALAAANRKDVIVVGFDGSNDVRDSITSGGIKATVLQPAYAQAQMAVEQANDFIKNKKSPEKEKQLMDCVLVNGDNAAKLETFALKN
- a CDS encoding transcriptional regulator NanR yields the protein MNRSEPIVRRKLSDEVFLRLKRLITSGELMPGDDMPSERELMERFEVGRPAIREAMQALSNMGLVAISHGERAKVLQLTAKSIIKQVDGAAKIILSSSKDTLEHLKTARIFFERGMVREAAEKATAEDVQRLRATVAEQRGFRGDSEAFISADMKFHTQIAAISGNPIYVAVSEAMLGWLKEYHTEMLIWTGKEQFTLTEHEEIIGRIEKKDADGAEKAMIKHLERSRALYVMNSEK
- a CDS encoding Gfo/Idh/MocA family oxidoreductase, with amino-acid sequence MTGLRGALIGCGFFAVNQMHAWRDMEGASIVAICDRDPERLRIVGDQFGIARRYTDAAELLTGERLDFVDIATTVPSHRALVELAARHRVPVICQKPFAPTLADAQAMVAACAEAGVPLMVHENFRWQSPIQAVRAVLDSGEIGTPFFGRISFRSAYDVFSGQPYLATGKRFIIEDLGIHILDIARFLLGDVSTLTARTARINPAIVGEDVATMLMDHKSGAISVVDCSYATRLAVEPFPETLIEIDGSDGTLRLAQGYQLTVTGKGGTTVTDISPPLLPWASRPWHNIQESVLAIQQHWVDCLAKGTEPATSGADNLKTFALVEAAYAGAASREPVQIDDLLK
- a CDS encoding DUF2291 family protein, with amino-acid sequence MPKKLTWLTLVALAGLSLSACKILPTPSAQDGANASGFNPDKMIEDIWVAKVISYLQKKAGPFAEVHALAKTDQAAAGVKYGNPNKQTNSPWTFAVRVEGKIIAANTQSRAATIDIDVDGDGKADARVQIGPAIRGTALRDSLDFVQFNDFTNQIDFAQFGKAFNAYADKTVLSKLPREALEGRAAKVLGAYTIEGGQDLPLVTPAEAEIGPKP
- a CDS encoding sugar ABC transporter ATP-binding protein — protein: MSTAAGHDIILKLEDVSKVYAGTVAVKQANFEVRKGAVNVLVGENGAGKSTLMKIIAGVEQPTAGRILLDGNEVSFSSSGDAVNRGIGMVFQELNLFGNMTVAENIFATREITNRFRKIDRKEQERRAGEFLDRLEAGIRPDMLVEDLRIGQQQLVEIAKAVSLDARILIMDEPTSALSAAEVEILFKVIADLKARGVAIVYISHRLEELIRIGDYITVLRDGRITGQEEMKNVDTQWIVRQMIGSDAKDFAKADGHVPGEEIFRAEDICLPRATGGLAVDHVSLSLRAGEILGIYGLMGAGRSELFDCIMGRHGQATGAIFIAGKEVRERDTTRRIRRGLALIPEDRQREGLVSILSVASNLTLASLSRFVTLFHIRGSAERQAVTQMVRELAIKVADPAQEVSSLSGGNQQKVVIGKALLTGPKVLLMDEPSRGIDVGAKADVFRTMRRLSRDGLGILFATSDLDEVMALSDRIAVMSNGKLTGMFDRAEATEAALVAASAFGH
- a CDS encoding ABC transporter permease yields the protein MTDIPAKAAAPSASSGSSLLTLMKLRTFIALIAVLVFFSIAAPNFLSAANLILMAKHVALNAFLAMGMTFVIITGGIDLSVGSIVGLCGMVAGYLVLNGIDLQIGYTIYFNVFEIALITLAVGIAIGAVNGLLITRLNVAPFIATLGVLYVARGLALLSSDGRTFPNLVGKPELGTTGFGFLGAGRLLGLPVAIWILIVVALAAAYLAKYTPLGRRIFAVGGNERASRISGVRVNMVKMFVYMFSGFCAAIVGLIISSELMASHPATGESFELNAIAAAVLGGTSMSGGRGTIGGTIVGAFVIGILSDGLVMMGVSSFWQMVIKGLVIIVAVVVDQAQRRLQQRVTLMQMAKAG